A window from Drosophila nasuta strain 15112-1781.00 chromosome 3, ASM2355853v1, whole genome shotgun sequence encodes these proteins:
- the LOC132792927 gene encoding uncharacterized protein LOC132792927 isoform X2, translating into MDNFGIPTEINVGVMKAIAELQYTDSDCGFVNEKKINDHVVYYKHDKDSLVRQSLDNLTFLGILVRTGSSAFALRQNLQFASGANAIPWITPQKQDGRAAKMKQNSTAKKKSFSPAEIDSLFSYYFEQYKNMKTITNREHFEVNSKTIVLEDTNKLPLNIVLKNQKSKPMEEVSKNVESKLKNTNRKGKRNIEAKTKRCSPAEIDSLFSRYFEEYRSMKINNNPVNSEVNTGPEDITNMLPFNALLEDQKSKPMEEVLENVESKLKITNRKNKRNIEAKKKIYSPRRNRFVVYQLL; encoded by the exons ATGGACAATTTCGGTATACCCACCGAGATCAATGTTGGTGTTATGAAGGCGATCGCTGAACTTCAGTACACTGACTCTGATTGTGGTTTTGTGAACGAAAAGAAGATCAACGATCATGTGGTGTATTACAAACATGATAAAGATTCGCTTGTTCGGCAGTCCCTAGacaatttaacttttttggGCATCTTGGTGCGAACTGGATCTTCGGCGTTTGCCTTGCGACAAAACCTACAATTTGCATCTGGAGCAAATGCAATTCCATGGATCACTCCTCAAAAGCAAGATGGG CGTGCCGctaaaatgaaacaaaattcaacagctaaaaagaaaagtttttccCCCGCAGAAATAGATTCGTTGTTTTCCTACTACTTTGAACAATATAAGAACATGAAAACGATCACTAATCGTGAACACTTTGAAGTAAATAGTAAGACCATAGTATTAGAAGATACAAACAAGTTGCCACTCAATATCGTTCTCAAGAATCAGAAATCAAAACCAATGGAAGAAGTTTCGAAAAATGTGGAATCAAAGCTTAAAAACACAAATCGCAAGGgcaaaagaaatattgaaGCTAAAACGAAAAGATGTTCCCCCGCAGAAATAGATTCGTTATTTTCCAGATACTTTGAAGAATACAGGAGCAtgaaaatcaacaataatCCTGTAAACTCTGAAGTAAATACAGGACCGGAGGATATAACCAATATGTTACCTTTTAATGCTCTTCTCGAGGATCAGAAGTCAAAACCAATGGAggaagttttggaaaatgtggAATCAAAGCTTAAAATCACGAATCGCAAAAACAAGCGAAATATTGAggctaaaaagaaaatatattccCCCCGCAGAAATAGATTCGTTGTTTACCAGTTACTTTGA
- the LOC132792927 gene encoding uncharacterized protein LOC132792927 isoform X1, producing the protein MDNFGIPTEINVGVMKAIAELQYTDSDCGFVNEKKINDHVVYYKHDKDSLVRQSLDNLTFLGILVRTGSSAFALRQNLQFASGANAIPWITPQKQDGNLKRAAKMKQNSTAKKKSFSPAEIDSLFSYYFEQYKNMKTITNREHFEVNSKTIVLEDTNKLPLNIVLKNQKSKPMEEVSKNVESKLKNTNRKGKRNIEAKTKRCSPAEIDSLFSRYFEEYRSMKINNNPVNSEVNTGPEDITNMLPFNALLEDQKSKPMEEVLENVESKLKITNRKNKRNIEAKKKIYSPRRNRFVVYQLL; encoded by the exons ATGGACAATTTCGGTATACCCACCGAGATCAATGTTGGTGTTATGAAGGCGATCGCTGAACTTCAGTACACTGACTCTGATTGTGGTTTTGTGAACGAAAAGAAGATCAACGATCATGTGGTGTATTACAAACATGATAAAGATTCGCTTGTTCGGCAGTCCCTAGacaatttaacttttttggGCATCTTGGTGCGAACTGGATCTTCGGCGTTTGCCTTGCGACAAAACCTACAATTTGCATCTGGAGCAAATGCAATTCCATGGATCACTCCTCAAAAGCAAGATGGG AACCTTAAGCGTGCCGctaaaatgaaacaaaattcaacagctaaaaagaaaagtttttccCCCGCAGAAATAGATTCGTTGTTTTCCTACTACTTTGAACAATATAAGAACATGAAAACGATCACTAATCGTGAACACTTTGAAGTAAATAGTAAGACCATAGTATTAGAAGATACAAACAAGTTGCCACTCAATATCGTTCTCAAGAATCAGAAATCAAAACCAATGGAAGAAGTTTCGAAAAATGTGGAATCAAAGCTTAAAAACACAAATCGCAAGGgcaaaagaaatattgaaGCTAAAACGAAAAGATGTTCCCCCGCAGAAATAGATTCGTTATTTTCCAGATACTTTGAAGAATACAGGAGCAtgaaaatcaacaataatCCTGTAAACTCTGAAGTAAATACAGGACCGGAGGATATAACCAATATGTTACCTTTTAATGCTCTTCTCGAGGATCAGAAGTCAAAACCAATGGAggaagttttggaaaatgtggAATCAAAGCTTAAAATCACGAATCGCAAAAACAAGCGAAATATTGAggctaaaaagaaaatatattccCCCCGCAGAAATAGATTCGTTGTTTACCAGTTACTTTGA
- the LOC132792927 gene encoding uncharacterized protein LOC132792927 isoform X3, translating to MDNFGIPTEINVGVMKAIAELQYTDSDCGFVNEKKINDHVVYYKHDKDSLVRQSLDNLTFLGILVRTGSSAFALRQNLQFASGANAIPWITPQKQDGK from the exons ATGGACAATTTCGGTATACCCACCGAGATCAATGTTGGTGTTATGAAGGCGATCGCTGAACTTCAGTACACTGACTCTGATTGTGGTTTTGTGAACGAAAAGAAGATCAACGATCATGTGGTGTATTACAAACATGATAAAGATTCGCTTGTTCGGCAGTCCCTAGacaatttaacttttttggGCATCTTGGTGCGAACTGGATCTTCGGCGTTTGCCTTGCGACAAAACCTACAATTTGCATCTGGAGCAAATGCAATTCCATGGATCACTCCTCAAAAGCAAGATGGG AAATAG